A part of Rhodothermus sp. genomic DNA contains:
- a CDS encoding ferredoxin family protein translates to YEGPNFLAIHPDECIDCNACVPTCPVEAIYPDDEVPEEWQHYIEWNRYLAVQWQAQGFNILQKKEPLPDAEKWRNRPKSEKDLLTWDVSEVS, encoded by the coding sequence CTACGAAGGGCCCAACTTTCTGGCGATTCACCCTGATGAATGTATCGACTGTAATGCCTGCGTGCCTACCTGTCCGGTTGAGGCCATCTATCCGGACGACGAGGTGCCAGAGGAGTGGCAACACTACATTGAATGGAATCGATACCTGGCCGTGCAGTGGCAGGCGCAGGGCTTCAACATCCTCCAGAAAAAAGAGCCACTGCCCGATGCTGAAAAATGGCGTAACCGGCCCAAGTCGGAAAAGGATCTTCTGACCTGGGACGTATCGGAGGTGTCGTAA
- a CDS encoding DUF4149 domain-containing protein encodes MSGWYLFSVWLHILAATIWIGSMIFLGVVVVPLLRRPEFGSVRTAMLYQLGLRFRWMGWAVLLLLVVTGIVNIGYRGYDWADFWSGRLWQGPWGRTLAWKLVLVLLVMGISAVHDFYLGPRTMQLLERSEASAEHLRRMASYLGRLMTLLSLAILALAVLLVRGG; translated from the coding sequence ATGTCTGGCTGGTATCTGTTTTCCGTCTGGCTGCATATCCTGGCGGCCACGATCTGGATCGGTTCCATGATTTTTCTGGGAGTGGTTGTGGTGCCGTTGCTGCGTCGTCCGGAGTTTGGGTCGGTACGGACGGCCATGCTCTATCAACTTGGCCTGCGCTTTCGATGGATGGGCTGGGCAGTATTGCTCCTGCTGGTCGTAACGGGCATTGTCAACATCGGTTATCGGGGATATGATTGGGCCGACTTCTGGTCCGGAAGGCTCTGGCAGGGACCGTGGGGCCGCACGCTGGCCTGGAAACTGGTGCTGGTGCTGCTTGTGATGGGCATCAGCGCGGTCCACGACTTTTACCTGGGACCGCGTACCATGCAATTGCTGGAGCGCAGCGAGGCCTCGGCCGAGCACCTGCGGCGCATGGCCAGCTATCTGGGACGCCTGATGACGTTGCTATCGCTGGCCATCCTGGCGCTGGCCGTGTTGCTGGTGCGTGGTGGATAA
- a CDS encoding cupin domain-containing protein, translating into MEPFILKATEWVQCNRHRLRPVLLTQNERLKVQLVCFEPGQQLPVHTPDVDLVLTVLEGHGVVIAGEKEGVVGPGSVVFVPANVARSIRAHTRLVALAVVAPPTVADSEEIAAALAGESD; encoded by the coding sequence ATGGAACCCTTCATTTTGAAAGCTACCGAATGGGTACAGTGCAACCGTCATCGGTTACGTCCGGTGTTGCTGACGCAGAATGAGCGTCTGAAGGTGCAGCTTGTGTGCTTTGAACCTGGACAGCAACTACCAGTGCATACGCCGGATGTGGATCTGGTGCTGACCGTGCTGGAAGGTCACGGGGTGGTCATTGCGGGAGAAAAAGAAGGGGTGGTTGGACCAGGATCGGTGGTTTTTGTCCCTGCCAATGTTGCCCGGAGTATCCGGGCCCATACGCGCCTGGTAGCGCTGGCAGTGGTTGCGCCACCCACGGTTGCCGACTCCGAGGAGATAGCAGCAGCGCTGGCTGGAGAATCGGACTAA